One genomic region from Panthera tigris isolate Pti1 chromosome D1, P.tigris_Pti1_mat1.1, whole genome shotgun sequence encodes:
- the LOC122231224 gene encoding uncharacterized protein LOC122231224 isoform X4 encodes MREGEKWKEMRSCRNIHQSQQNWCMARKNLVLLAVIDMPVCVLMFRMSLLDVVCFIVPIYEQGLSSLYTRPYGRLNQEEVFPLRRCIQTIMQIERTQSMVSPHSAEFSRRLIMKSGLTDAYISTDDLVQVSGLTDEEMQALKGVKSLHPYLTPLPAKTPQSAFHLCK; translated from the exons ATGAG GGAGGGTGAGAAATGGAAGGAGATGAGGAGTTGCAGAAACATACATCAGTCTCAACAAAACTGGTGCATGGCAAGGAAGAATCTGGTTTTACTAGCCGTCATCgacatgcctgtgtgtgtgcttatgtttAG AATGTCACTTCTTGATGTCGTCTGTTTCATTGTACCCATTTATGAGCAAGGACTGAGTTCCCTCTACACTAGACCATATGGAAGACTGAACCAGGAAGAG GTATTTCCGCTGAGGCGATGCATACAAACCATTATGCAAATTGAACGCACTCAGAGCATGGTTTCCCCACATAGTGCTGAATTTTCTAGAAGACTCATCATGAAAAGCGGCCTCACTGATGCTTACATTAGCACTGATGACCTAGTCCAGGTGTCTGgcctcacagatgaggaaatgcaaGCCCTCAAGGGGGTAAAATCCCTTCATCCTTACCTTACACCACTGCCTGCTAAGACACCCCAAAGTGCCTTCCATCTGTGCAAATGA
- the ADAMTS8 gene encoding A disintegrin and metalloproteinase with thrombospondin motifs 8, with amino-acid sequence MSKPGRKYKYEGLGSPLGASRGGEEAGGGCAGTTCGAGAEDGRTRPGAPVCLRSARRAGAGGAAFASQRGRSGTAVAAARPPLAQSASELIDLLVPGESGRAALAPPAPARAGPPSSLSCAAAGAPMPRAAPRWPPLLLLLLLLLLPPPLARGAPARPGARGQASELVEPTRLPGSAGELTFHLSAFGKGFVLRLAPDASFLAPNFKIERLGGSGGAAGGERELRDCFFSGTVNGEPESLAAVSLCRGLSGSFLLDGEEFTIQPQGAGGSLHQPHRLQRWGPGPRRGTPGLAAAASEAHPLPGGPEWEVKGEGQRQEKGDEDQEKEEEEEEEEEETEEEEEEEEEEGKEDAEGASEQPPPLGATSRTKRFVSEARFVETLLVADASMAAFYGADLQNHVLTLMSVAARIYKHPSIRNSINLMVVKVLIVEDEKWGPEVSDNGGLTLRNFCNWQRRFNQPSDRHPEHFDTAILLTRQNFCGKEGMCDTLGVADIGTICDPNKSCSVIEDEGLQAAYTLAHELGHVLSMPHDDSKPCARLFGPMGKHHMMAPLFVHLNKTLPWSPCSAMYLTELLDGGHGDCLLDAPTSALPLPTDLPGRRALYELDQQCKQIFGLGFRHCPNTSAQDICAQLWCHMDGAEPLCHTKNGSLPWADGTPCGPGHLCWDGSCLPEEEVDRPKAVVDGGWAPWGPWGECSRTCGGGVQFSHRECKDPEPQNGGRYCLGRRAKYQSCHTEECPPDGKSFREQQCEKYNAYNYTDMDGNLLQWVPKYAGVSPRDRCKLFCRARGRSEFKVFEAKVIDGTLCGPETLAICVRGQCVKAGCDHVVDSPRKLDKCGVCGGKGNSCRKVSGSLNPSSYGYNDIVTIPAGATNIDVKQRSHPGVQNDGNYLALKTADGQYLLNGNLAISAIEQDILVKGTILKYSGSIATLERLQSFRPLPEPLTVQLLTVPGEVFPPKVKYTFFVPNDVNFSIQNSKERATTNIIQPLLNAQWVLGDWSECSSSCGAGRQRRTVECRDPHGQASATCNEALKPEDVKPCGSQPCPL; translated from the exons aggaggcggCTGCGCGGGGACTACGTGCGGGGCAGGGGCGGAGGACGGGCGCACGCGGCCCGGGGCGCCAGTTTGCTTGCGCTCTGCTCGGCGGGCGGGCGCGGGAGGAGCGGCCTTCGCCAGCCAGAGGGGCCGCTCGGGGACTGCCGTCGCCGCCGCCAGGCCCCCGCTGGCCCAGTCGGCCAGCGAGTTGATTGATTTGCTTGTTCCTGGAGAGAGCGGCCGGGCTGCGCTCGCGCCACCGGCACCTGCCCGCGCCGGGccgccttcttccctctcctgcgCCGCTGCCGGAGCCCCCATGCCCCGCGCCGCCCCCCGGTGGCCGccgctcctgctgctgctgctgctgctgctgctgccgccgccgctggcCCGCggcgccccggcccggcccggcgccCGGGGGCAGGCCTCGGAGCTGGTGGAGCCCACGCGGTTGCCGGGCAGCGCGGGCGAGCTCACGTTCCACCTGTCCGCCTTCGGCAAGGGCTTCGTGCTGCGCCTGGCGCCGGACGCCAGCTTCCTAGCGCCCAATTTCAAGATCGAGCGCCTCGGGGGCTCAGGCGGGGCGGCCGGGGGCGAGCGAGAGCTGCGCGACTGCTTCTTCTCCGGCACGGTGAATGGGGAGCCCGAGTCGCTGGCGGCCGTCAGCCTGTGCCGCGGGCTGAGCGGCTCCTTCCTGCTGGACGGCGAGGAGTTCACCATCCAGCCGCAGGGCGCGGGGGGCTCCCTGCACCAGCCTCACCGCCTGCAGCGCTGGGGGCCCGGGCCGCGCCGCGGGACCCCCGggctcgccgccgccgcctctgaagcccaccccctccctggaGGACCAGAGtgggaggtgaagggagagggtcagaggcagGAGAAAGGAGACGAGGaccaggagaaggaagaggaggaggaggaggaggaggaggaaacggaggaggaggaggaggaggaggaggaggagggcaaagAGGATGCAGAAGGCGCCAGCGAGCAGCCACCACCCCTGGGGGCCACGAGTCGGACCAAGCGTTTTGTGTCTGAGGCTCGCTTCGTGGAAACGCTGCTGGTGGCCGATGCGTCCATGGCTGCCTTCTATGGAGCCGACCTGCAG AACCACGTCCTGACACTAATGTCTGTGGCAGCCCGAATCTACAAGCACCCCAGCATTAGAAACTCCATCAACCTGATGGTGGTAAAAGTGCTGATCGTGGAAGATGAAAAGTGGGGCCCAGAAGTGTCTGACAACGGTGGCCTTACCCTGCGTAACTTCTGCAACTGGCAGCGGCGTTTCAACCAGCCCAGCGACCGGCACCCGGAACACTTTGACACAGCCATTCTGCTCACCAGACAG AACTTCTGTGGGAAGGAGGGGATGTGTGACACCCTGGGCGTGGCAGACATTGGCACAATCTGTGACCCTAACAAGAGCTGCTCTGTGATCGAGGATGAGGGGCTCCAGGCAGCCTACACTCTGGCCCACGAGCTAG GGCACGTCCTCAGCATGCCCCACGACGACTCCAAGCCCTGTGCACGGCTCTTTGGGCCCATGGGCAAACACCACATGATGGCACCCCTCTTCGTCCACCTAAACAAGACACTGCCCTGGTCTCCCTGCAGTGCCATGTACCTCACGGAGCTCCTGGACGGCGGGCACG GAGACTGTCTCCTGGATGCTCCTacctcagccctgcccctcccgACAGACCTCCCAGGCCGCAGGGCCCTGTATGAGCTGGACCAACAGTGCAAGCAGATCTTTGGGCTGGGTTTCCGCCACTGCCCCAACACCTCTGCGCAGGACATCTGCGCCCAGCTCTGGTGCCACATGGATGGTGCTGAGCCCCTTTGCCACACGAAGAACGGCAGCCTGCCATGGGCTGATGGAACGCCCTGTGGGCCTGGGCACCTCTGCTGGGATGGCAGCTGTCTGCCTGAGGAGGAAGTGGACAGGCCCAAG GCTGTAGTGGATGGAGGCTGGGCCCCATGGGGACCTTGGGGAGAATGTTCCCGGACCTGTGGAGGAGGAGTACAGTTTTCACATCGTGAATGCAAGGACCCTGAACCTCAGAATGGAGGAAGATACTGCCTGGGTCGGAGAGCTAAGTATCAGTCCTGCCACACAGAGGAATGCCCCCCTGATG GGAAAAGCTTCAGAGAGCAGCAGTGCGAGAAGTACAATGCCTACAATTACACGGACATGGATGGGAACCTCCTACAGTGGGTCCCCAAGTACGCAGGGGTGTCCCCCCGGGACCGCTGCAAGTTATTCTGCCGAGCCCGGGGAAGGAGTGAGTTCAAAGTGTTTGAGGCCAAG GTGATCGATGGCACCCTTTGTGGGCCCGAGACTCTGGCCATCTGTGTCCGTGGCCAGTGCGTCAAGGCTGGCTGTGACCATGTAGTGGACTCACCTAGGAAGTTGGAcaaatgtggtgtgtgtgggggcaaAGGCAATTCCTGCAGGAAGGTGTCTGGATCCCTCAACCCCTCCAG TTACGGCTATAATGACATTGTCACCATCCCAGCTGGTGCCACTAACATTGATGTGAAACAACGGAGCCATCCAGGGGTCCAGAACGATGGCAACTACCTGGCATTGAAGACTGCCGATGGCCAGTACCTGCTCAATGGAAACCTGGCCATCTCTGCCATAGAACAGGACATCTTGGTGAAGGGGACCATCCTTAAATATAGTGGTTCTATTGCCACCCTGGAACGGCTGCAGAGCTTCCGGCCCCTGCCTGAGCCTCTGACCGTGCAGCTCCTGACTGTCCCTGGTGAGGTCTTTCCCCCCAAAGTCAAATATACCTTCTTTGTTCCTAATGACGTGAACTTCAGCATACAGAACAGTAAAGAGAGGGCAACCACCAACATCATTCAGCCCCTGCTCAACGCGCAGTGGGTGCTAGGGGACTGGTCTGAATGCTCCAGCAGCTGTGGAGCTGGCCGGCAGCGGCGGACTGTGGAGTGTCGGGACCCCCATGGCCAGGCCTCCGCCACCTGCAACGAGGCCCTGAAACCTGAGGATGTCAAGCCCTGTGGAAGCCAGCCATGCCCACTGTGA